One segment of Castanea sativa cultivar Marrone di Chiusa Pesio chromosome 3, ASM4071231v1 DNA contains the following:
- the LOC142629081 gene encoding uncharacterized protein LOC142629081, translating into MNALGWNYRGLGQPQSVRVLRELVQRWKPKIVFLSETKLKKNRMEKVKFKTGLLNGLIVPIVGRSGGLAMLWSREIKVEVQGYSRNFIDAVVTVSESEFKWRITGFYGNSETHRRKETWNLLKSLSQNQGEIGGGGAPRAQRQIDGFREAIHHCKLKNLGYCGPDFTWCNMQEGDRRAYLRLDRALATPDWIEYYKDVKVHHLVESTSDHYALLITNAIGQKYSNGRRFQFEAMWTKREECKDIIKEIKKKRESLSSLVLRDKDGSLSSEINMLRKEINDLSDSEEIMWHQRSRVQWLGLGDQNTKYFHSRALDRKKRNAINSIMDDNGNWHESMEGIAEVAVSYLKNLYTTSYPSRISNVLDSIPTKVTAAMNQFLIQEFTKEEIEAALKQIHPTKAPGPDDDSLLFCKANRQECQNLIEILQLYEVASGQKINADKSSVFFNANTPDDRRSEVLNMMGTMQDT; encoded by the exons ATGAATGCACTAGGTTGGAACTACCGGGGGCTTGGGCAACCCCAGTCAGTTCGAGTGTTGCGCGAGCTTGTGCAACGTTGGAAGCCCAAAATTGTCTTCCTGTCGGAGACAAAGTTGAAGAAGAATAGGATGGAAAAAGTGAAGTTTAAAACAGGTCTGTTAAATGGCTTAATTGTTCCTATTGTTGGGAGAAGTGGGGGTTTAGCTATGTTATGGAGTAGAGAAATAAAAGTGGAAGTTCAAGGCTATTCAAGGAATTTTATTGATGCAGTTGTGACTGTCTCGGAATCGGAATTTAAATGGCGTATCACTGGTTTCTATGGGAACTCTGAAACCCATCGTAGGAAAGAAACATGGAATCTTTTGAAAAGCCTTAGTCAAAA TCAAGGAGAaatcgggggggggggggctccAAGGGCGCAAAGGCAAATTGATGGTTTTAGAGAAGCAATACACCATTGTAAGCTCAAGAATCTTGGTTATTGTGGTCCTGATTTTACATGGTGTAATATGCAAGAGGGTGATCGCAGAGCATATCTTAGATTGGATCGAGCCTTGGCCACCCCTGATTGGATTGAGTATTATAAGGATGTTAAAGTTCATCACTTGGTAGAGTCCACGTCTGACCACTATGCTCTGCTGATAACCAATGCTATTGGTCAGAAGTATTCAAATGGTCGAAGATTTCAATTTGAAGCTATGTGGACCAAAAGGGAGGAATGCAAAGATATTATCAAAGAA ATTAAGAAGAAAAGGGAGTCCCTTAGTTCGCTGGTTCTCAGAGATAAGGATGGCAGCCTAAGCAGTGAAATCAATATGCTAAGGAAAGAGATTAATGATTTATCGGATAGTGAAGAAATTATGTGGCATCAGAGATCAAGGGTGCAATGGTTAGGCCTTGGGGATCAAAATACGAAATACTTCCACTCTAGGGCCTTAgataggaaaaagagaaatgcCATCAATAGTATTATGGATGATAATGGAAATTGGCATGAGTCTATGGAAGGTATTGCAGAGGTGGCTGTGTCATATTTGAAAAACCTATATACCACATCCTATCCATCTCGTATTTCGAATGTTCTTGATTCAATCCCCACTAAAGTCACAGCTGCTATGAATCAGTTCCTTATCCAAGAGTTTACAAAGGAGGAAATTGAGGCTGCGCTAAAACAGATTCACCCAACAAAAGCCCCGGGCCCTGATG ACGACAGTCTGCTGTTTTGTAAAGCAAACAGACAAGAGTGCCAGAACCTTATTGAGATTCTCCAGCTGTATGAAGTTGCCTCGGGCCAGAAAATTAATGCGGATAAATCTTCAGTGTTCTTCAATGCTAATACCCCTGATGATAGAAGAAGTGAAGTGTTGAATATGATGGGCACAATGCAAGATACCTGA